A genome region from Rubidibacter lacunae KORDI 51-2 includes the following:
- a CDS encoding bifunctional ADP-dependent NAD(P)H-hydrate dehydratase/NAD(P)H-hydrate epimerase encodes MPPNLTDAIVTAAEMRQIEQRLFDAGLPVAALMEKVAGRIAARIQTLYPRSRYPRIGILIGPGHNGGDALVIARELHHSGYRVALWQATDKLKDLPTAHLRYADRLGIPIHRTITPLQASDLIVDGLFGFGLERAIAGNLADSIAQINAWQIPIASIDLPSGIHTDTGATMGIAVRATHTLCLGLWKRTCFQDRALAALGTTELIDFDIPPADIHAILGNPPPVRILTNTIARQHLPIPREPTTHKYRQGYLLAIGGSQRYPGSIHLTALGARASGVGMLAIATPEAVVPGLIARLPEALALSCPPTNTGAIAALPNHADLTRTTAIACGPGITLDAGPLLDVVLDLPQPLVLDADALTLLAQRDAVATLQQRRAPTVLTPHAGEFQRLFPKLPDPNGDRLAAVRAAAEVSNAIVLLKGARTAIAHPNGNTWVVPISTPALARGGSGDVLAGLLGGLVAQLPGSNLHTLSATAATWHARAGVIAAREHTELGVDAFTLTQYLTRAAMQITRDP; translated from the coding sequence ATGCCTCCCAATCTCACCGACGCGATCGTCACCGCCGCCGAAATGCGCCAAATCGAACAGCGCCTGTTCGATGCCGGTCTGCCCGTCGCCGCCCTGATGGAAAAAGTCGCCGGTCGCATCGCCGCCCGCATCCAAACCCTCTATCCGCGCTCGCGCTATCCTCGCATCGGTATCCTCATCGGTCCCGGTCACAACGGCGGCGACGCCCTCGTTATCGCCCGCGAACTCCACCACAGTGGCTACCGAGTCGCCCTCTGGCAGGCAACCGACAAACTCAAAGACCTGCCCACCGCCCACCTCCGCTACGCCGATCGTCTCGGCATCCCCATCCACCGCACCATCACCCCGCTCCAAGCCAGCGATCTGATCGTTGACGGACTCTTCGGCTTCGGTCTGGAGCGCGCGATCGCGGGCAACCTTGCCGACAGCATCGCCCAAATCAACGCCTGGCAAATTCCCATTGCTAGCATCGACCTGCCCTCCGGCATCCACACCGACACCGGCGCGACAATGGGCATCGCCGTCCGCGCCACCCACACCCTCTGCCTCGGCTTGTGGAAACGCACCTGTTTCCAAGACCGTGCCCTCGCTGCACTCGGTACGACCGAACTCATCGACTTCGACATCCCACCCGCCGACATCCACGCTATCCTCGGCAACCCGCCCCCTGTCCGCATCCTCACCAACACGATCGCCCGCCAGCACTTGCCTATCCCTCGCGAGCCCACGACACACAAATACCGGCAAGGCTACCTTCTCGCAATCGGCGGCTCCCAGCGCTATCCCGGCAGTATCCACCTTACTGCTCTCGGCGCGCGCGCCAGCGGCGTCGGCATGCTGGCGATCGCGACCCCCGAGGCAGTCGTTCCCGGATTGATCGCCCGTCTCCCCGAAGCCCTTGCCCTGTCCTGCCCTCCCACCAACACCGGCGCGATCGCTGCCCTCCCCAACCACGCCGACCTCACCCGCACCACAGCGATCGCCTGCGGTCCCGGCATCACCCTCGACGCCGGACCCCTCCTCGATGTGGTGCTCGACCTCCCTCAACCCCTCGTCCTCGACGCCGACGCCCTCACTCTCCTCGCCCAACGCGACGCAGTTGCGACCCTACAGCAGCGCCGCGCTCCCACTGTCCTCACACCCCACGCGGGTGAGTTCCAGCGCCTTTTCCCGAAACTCCCAGACCCCAACGGCGATCGCCTTGCGGCCGTCCGAGCCGCCGCCGAAGTCTCCAACGCGATCGTCCTTCTCAAAGGAGCGCGCACTGCGATCGCGCATCCCAACGGCAACACCTGGGTCGTTCCTATTAGTACCCCCGCGCTCGCTCGTGGCGGCAGCGGCGACGTCCTCGCCGGACTGCTCGGCGGCCTCGTCGCCCAGCTACCCGGTAGCAATCTCCACACCCTATCCGCCACTGCCGCAACCTGGCATGCCCGAGCGGGGGTTATTGCGGCACGAGAGCACACCGAACTCGGTGTCGATGCCTTCACCCTGACCCAATATCTCACTCGGGCTGCTATGCAGATTACACGCGATCCCTAG
- a CDS encoding YcjF family protein has product MLEVTATATRSRQSSQLLGHGTLRENVKAMQESNKPMWRKPILIGGLGLSAALWAWSSLQDALWQTGEFGVLSLAAVGTGAWWLQQQSRRVPTPAATPVDRAALERELARVRAAIAQLQAEVPHADTAVWEGQLAQLPQTLERQKLRVAIAGGAGTGRAHLAQVLANEPIKAAIDIAETATPLVGTDDDAATRATVLAADLVVFLIHGDLTASEWDCMTFLRGERQRVLLALDRQDRFLPEERAAIWQQVRDRVCPTLDAADLVAIASAPAPVKVRRHADDGTVGEWLEQTAPDLIALRNRLQQLVATEQSQLVLAAAWRQARAIGADIKAQLNRARRERALPVIQNYQWLSAAAAFATPVASLDLLATAAINAQLVADLGAMYCQDFSWQQAQTAAGALGRLMAQLGLVELTTQAVAGLLKGNALTYAAGGLVQGVSAAYLTRLAGLSLIAYFEEQELPAGGELQGDRLQKHLQAIGEQTRRAAIFQDFVRGVAQQLQARAAAPAS; this is encoded by the coding sequence GTGCTGGAGGTAACGGCAACCGCGACGCGCTCTCGACAGTCAAGTCAACTGCTCGGACACGGCACGCTGCGGGAGAACGTCAAGGCAATGCAGGAAAGCAACAAGCCCATGTGGCGCAAGCCCATTTTGATCGGCGGGCTCGGGTTATCGGCAGCGCTGTGGGCGTGGTCGAGCCTGCAAGACGCGCTTTGGCAAACCGGCGAATTTGGAGTGCTGAGCCTCGCAGCAGTGGGAACGGGGGCGTGGTGGTTGCAGCAGCAGTCGCGTCGCGTACCCACGCCAGCAGCAACGCCGGTCGATCGCGCGGCCCTCGAGCGCGAACTGGCCAGGGTGCGGGCGGCGATCGCCCAGTTGCAAGCCGAAGTTCCCCACGCCGATACTGCAGTGTGGGAAGGGCAGCTCGCGCAACTGCCGCAAACCCTGGAGCGACAGAAGCTACGCGTCGCAATTGCGGGCGGGGCGGGCACGGGGCGGGCACACCTCGCACAGGTGCTAGCTAACGAACCCATCAAGGCTGCGATCGACATTGCCGAGACCGCAACACCGCTGGTTGGTACCGACGATGACGCGGCAACGCGCGCGACTGTGCTGGCCGCGGATCTGGTGGTTTTCCTTATCCATGGCGATCTGACAGCATCTGAATGGGACTGCATGACGTTCCTGCGGGGCGAACGCCAGCGGGTCTTGCTTGCGCTCGATCGCCAAGATCGTTTTCTTCCAGAAGAGCGCGCTGCTATCTGGCAGCAGGTGCGCGATCGCGTCTGTCCGACCCTCGACGCTGCGGATCTGGTGGCGATTGCGTCCGCACCAGCACCGGTTAAGGTTCGCCGTCACGCCGATGACGGCACGGTGGGCGAGTGGCTGGAGCAGACCGCTCCCGATCTGATTGCCTTGCGCAATCGCCTGCAGCAGCTCGTCGCTACCGAGCAATCGCAGCTCGTCCTGGCGGCTGCGTGGCGGCAGGCACGGGCGATCGGTGCCGATATCAAGGCACAGCTTAATCGAGCGCGGCGCGAGCGCGCACTGCCCGTCATTCAGAACTATCAGTGGCTGAGTGCCGCTGCTGCCTTTGCCACGCCAGTGGCATCCTTAGATTTATTAGCAACGGCTGCAATCAACGCTCAGCTCGTTGCGGATCTGGGGGCGATGTATTGCCAGGATTTTTCGTGGCAGCAAGCTCAAACGGCTGCCGGAGCCCTTGGACGGCTGATGGCGCAACTCGGACTCGTGGAGCTGACGACCCAAGCAGTAGCCGGGCTGCTCAAGGGCAACGCATTGACCTATGCGGCAGGCGGTCTAGTGCAGGGCGTTAGCGCGGCTTACCTGACCCGACTGGCTGGGTTGAGTCTGATCGCTTACTTTGAGGAGCAAGAGTTACCGGCGGGTGGAGAACTGCAAGGCGATCGCCTTCAAAAACACCTCCAGGCGATCGGCGAGCAAACGCGCCGTGCAGCAATCTTCCAGGACTTCGTGCGCGGTGTTGCCCAGCAACTGCAGGCGAGAGCGGCAGCTCCAGCATCCTAG
- a CDS encoding MlaD family protein, which produces MRARTLREGAVGLTMLIGLIAIGGLVVWVRGTRFGVLRYNFTVEFDNANQLVVGAPVYYRGVSVGRIDSIEPQSGTVDVEVIVTSKSLRIPSDVLIQANQSGLIGETSVNIIPQAGLSEALSADATDPLAKDCDSTLVVCDGDRVQGEVGVSIVTLILTAEEALREVAVDTRTVATQISELSSELIELSEKVQGELERAVDAVEGTTGEMTELVQQVGELVENTNGLVADNRDDISRALANLADTSEQVNAAVASVAPTIERFGNELSESDVAQIAEDLEILVSNAREASENIRDVSRTLNDPENVVLLQQTLDSARATFANAQKITADLDELTGSPEFRDNLRRLVEGLSDLVSSAGDLEQHVETARFLGEAEAIARELERLQLELVARDPAVESAADRDSDSTIDPAIDRSERSEQ; this is translated from the coding sequence ATGCGAGCGCGTACGCTGCGGGAAGGAGCTGTCGGACTCACCATGCTGATCGGACTGATCGCGATCGGCGGGTTGGTGGTGTGGGTCCGCGGAACGCGATTCGGCGTGCTGAGATACAACTTCACCGTCGAGTTCGATAACGCCAACCAACTCGTGGTTGGTGCACCGGTATACTATCGCGGCGTATCTGTTGGCAGGATCGACAGTATCGAGCCTCAGTCCGGCACCGTGGACGTTGAGGTGATCGTGACATCGAAAAGCCTGAGAATTCCGAGCGACGTGCTGATCCAGGCAAATCAGTCCGGGTTGATCGGGGAAACATCGGTCAATATCATTCCGCAAGCCGGGCTGTCAGAGGCACTGTCGGCGGATGCGACCGATCCCCTGGCTAAGGACTGCGATTCTACTCTCGTCGTGTGCGATGGCGATCGCGTGCAAGGTGAAGTTGGCGTGAGCATCGTGACACTGATCCTTACGGCAGAGGAAGCGTTGCGGGAGGTAGCAGTCGATACGCGAACGGTCGCAACCCAGATTTCCGAGCTCAGCAGCGAGCTGATCGAGCTGTCGGAAAAGGTGCAGGGCGAACTCGAACGGGCCGTCGATGCGGTTGAGGGAACGACTGGAGAGATGACAGAGCTCGTTCAGCAAGTCGGGGAGTTAGTCGAGAATACAAACGGTCTCGTAGCCGACAACCGCGATGATATCTCGCGCGCACTAGCCAACCTTGCCGACACCAGCGAGCAAGTTAACGCCGCAGTAGCCAGCGTAGCGCCCACCATCGAGCGCTTCGGTAATGAGTTATCAGAGTCAGACGTGGCGCAAATCGCGGAAGATTTGGAAATACTCGTCTCCAATGCGCGCGAGGCATCGGAGAACATCCGCGACGTGTCGCGGACGCTCAACGACCCCGAAAATGTCGTGCTCCTGCAGCAAACGCTGGATTCTGCGCGGGCGACGTTTGCCAACGCACAGAAGATTACAGCGGATTTAGACGAGCTGACCGGCAGCCCGGAGTTCCGCGATAACCTGCGCCGTTTAGTGGAAGGCTTGAGCGACTTGGTGTCTTCTGCCGGAGACTTGGAGCAGCACGTGGAAACGGCGCGCTTTCTGGGCGAAGCAGAAGCAATTGCCCGCGAGCTGGAACGACTGCAGCTCGAGCTGGTGGCTCGCGACCCGGCCGTCGAGTCCGCCGCCGATCGCGATTCAGATTCCACCATCGACCCCGCAATCGATCGATCCGAGCGATCCGAGCAATAG
- a CDS encoding Coenzyme F420 hydrogenase/dehydrogenase, beta subunit C-terminal domain codes for MTAAPTHHKARALRPGSPRPAKELCSECGLCDTYFVHYVKDACAFLNQQVAELEEVAHGRSRDLDAPDDVYFGVHQEMIAARKREPIAGAQWTGIVSAIACEMLERGLVEGVVCVQSAPGDRFQPQPTIAKTPEEVLAARVNKPTLSPNLSVLELVERSGMQRLLAIGVGCQIQALRAVQDKLGLEKLYVLGTPCVDNVTRAGLQKFLETTSQSPETVVHYEFMQDFRVHFKHEDGSVEMVPFFGLKTNKLKDVFAPSCMSCFDYVNSLADLVVGYMGAPFGYQWIVVRNDTGKEMLEVVADRLVMQPVGSQGDRRAAVQQSIPAYDKGVTLPMWAARLMGVFIERIGPKGLEYARFSIDSHFTRNYLYVKRNHPEKLADHVPEYAQRIVEQYNLPD; via the coding sequence ATGACAGCTGCGCCGACTCACCACAAGGCCCGCGCACTCCGCCCCGGGAGCCCTCGTCCTGCGAAGGAACTCTGCAGCGAGTGCGGGTTGTGCGATACCTATTTCGTGCATTACGTGAAGGATGCCTGTGCGTTCCTCAATCAACAGGTGGCGGAGCTGGAAGAGGTCGCGCACGGGCGCAGTCGGGACTTGGATGCGCCGGATGACGTTTATTTTGGGGTGCATCAGGAGATGATCGCGGCGCGCAAGCGCGAGCCGATCGCGGGGGCGCAGTGGACGGGGATTGTCAGCGCGATCGCCTGCGAGATGTTGGAGCGCGGGTTGGTGGAAGGAGTCGTGTGCGTGCAAAGCGCGCCGGGCGATCGCTTTCAGCCGCAGCCGACGATCGCCAAGACGCCTGAGGAGGTGTTGGCGGCGCGGGTGAATAAGCCGACGCTGTCGCCGAATTTGTCGGTGTTGGAGCTGGTGGAGCGCTCGGGGATGCAGCGGTTGCTGGCGATTGGGGTTGGGTGCCAGATTCAGGCACTGCGGGCGGTGCAGGATAAGCTCGGGCTGGAGAAGCTTTACGTGTTGGGGACGCCGTGCGTGGATAACGTAACGCGGGCGGGTTTGCAGAAGTTTTTGGAGACGACGAGTCAATCGCCGGAGACGGTGGTGCATTACGAGTTCATGCAAGACTTTCGGGTGCACTTCAAGCACGAGGACGGGTCGGTGGAGATGGTGCCGTTCTTCGGACTGAAGACAAACAAGTTGAAGGACGTGTTCGCGCCGTCGTGTATGAGTTGTTTCGATTACGTGAATTCGCTGGCGGATTTGGTGGTCGGGTATATGGGCGCGCCGTTTGGGTATCAGTGGATCGTGGTGCGCAATGACACGGGTAAGGAGATGTTGGAGGTGGTTGCCGATCGGTTGGTGATGCAGCCGGTCGGGTCGCAGGGCGATCGCCGAGCGGCGGTGCAGCAGAGCATTCCGGCTTATGACAAGGGCGTGACGTTGCCGATGTGGGCGGCGCGGTTGATGGGTGTATTTATCGAGCGTATTGGTCCGAAGGGGTTGGAGTACGCGCGCTTTTCGATTGACTCGCATTTCACGCGCAATTATTTATACGTGAAACGCAACCACCCGGAGAAGCTGGCAGATCACGTACCGGAGTACGCCCAGCGCATCGTGGAGCAGTACAATTTGCCGGATTGA